CCAGTGTGAGCTCGCCTTCCCTGACCAACCGGACATCCGCTACAGCTTCACTGTGCCCACCCACCACCTGGTGGGCTGGTTGATGGATCTGCTGGAAGACCGCGCCGTGAGCGGTGGTGGCGACCTTCCCGAATCGTTCTGGCGCTGGCTGATCCTCGGCGAGGCCCCGCCACCGGTCTCCTCGTAGGCTGCTGCCTGACCCTGGCCCCGGCGAACCCATCCCCATGAGCAGCACTCTGCTGATCGGTTCGTGCCACCCCTTCAGCGGAAAATCAGCGCTGGTGCTCGGCCTGGCAAGGCAGGCCGCCCGCATGGGTGTGCCGGTGCGTTTCGGCAAACCCCTGGCCACCAGTCTGCGGCTGGATCGCAGGCCCTTACCCGGTGGCGATGGTCCATCGGCCCCCCTGATCGATGACGACGTGCGTTTCGTCGGCGGCATCCTCGGCCTGGCGCCAGACTGCCTGCTGCCTTCGCTGCAGCTGCTGGAGCCGGCCACGGCGCGGCAGCGACTCCTGCAGGGCGAACTGGGCGCCGGTGATGGATTCGGGGCTCTGCGCGACCACCTCAGCGCCCCCAATGATGGGCTCACGCTGCTGGAGGCCTCCGGCAGCCTCAGCGAAGGTCTGCTCTATGGGCTGAGCCTGGTGCAGCTGGCGCACGGGCTGGAAGCCCCGGTGGTCCTGGTGCACCACTGGCTCGACAGCTGCAGCATTGATCCCCTGCTGCAGGCCCGCGACCTGCTCGGCGAGCGCCTGGCCGGCGTGGTGCTGAACGCTGTGGATCCCGATGCCGTCGAGACCCTCCTGCAGGAGGAGGTGCCCGCCATGGAGCGTCTGGGGCTGCAGGTCTTCGGCGTGCTGCCCCGCAGCCCACTGCTGCGCAGCGTCACCGTGGAAGAGCTGGCCGAGCGGCTGGGCGCGAAGGTGCTCTGTTGCCCCGAGCGGCTCGATCTGCTGGTGGAAACACTCTCGATCGGGGCGATGAACGTCAACTCCGCGATGGAATTCTTCCGTCGTCGGCGCAACATGGCCGTGGTCACCGGTGCCGACCGCACTGACATCCAGCTGGCGGCCCTGGAGGCCTCCACCCAGTGCCTGATCCTCACCGGCGCAGGCGATCCGCTCTCCCAGCTCATCAATCGCGCCGAAGAACTCGACGTGCCCCTGCTCAAGGTGGAGCACGACACACTCACCACCGTGGAGGTGATCGAGCGGGCCTTCGGCAACGTGCGTTTGCACGAATCCGTCAAAGCCACCTACGCCATCCGGCTGGTGGAGGAACACTGCCGCTTCGACCGCCTGTTCGATCGCCTGCGGCTGCCGATCAGCGCCTGAAGCTCCTGCAGGGGCGCTGCTAGTTTCGTGCCATCGGCTGCACGTGCTCGGTGACGCGGTCCCTTGATCTGCCCCCTCTGGACCGGATTGACACCCTGGCTCAGGAACTGGCCCTGCTGCAGGACACGGGCAAGCGACGCATCGCCATCCTCGGCAGCCGCCACGTGCCGGTGGTGTCGATCCATCTGGTGGAGCTGGTAGCTCGCTCCCTGGCCCAGGAGGGGCACAGCCTCGTCACCTCCGGCTCCCAGGGGGTCAACGCCGCCGTGATCCGCGGCGTGCTCGGCGTCGACCCCTCGCGCCTCACCGTGCTGCTGCCCCAGAGCCTCGAGCGTCAGCCGCTGGAATCGCGCCAGCAGCTGGAGAAGGTGCTGCACCTGGTGGAGAAGCCCGACCACGACGATCTGACCCTGCCGATGGCCAGCACCCTCTGCAACCAGGAGATCATCGGCCGCTGCGACCAGCTGATCTGCTTCGCCTTCCACGACAGCGAAACCCTGCTGGCCAGCTGCCGCACCGCCGAAGACATGGGCAAGGTGGTCACCCTGCTGTTCTTCGACTGAGCGCTGGGGAGCACCTCTCAGCGCCCATCGGCCAGCACTTCCAGCTTGGTTCCCACGCGGCGCATCACCACCACCGCGGCGCCCGGCAGCAACCGTTCCCCTTCCAGACTTTCTGCGGCCCAGCTCTGCCCCTGCCAGCGCACGCGGCCGCGCCCCTGGGCATCGAAGCCATCGATCACCACGGCCCGGTCGCTCGTTTCGATCCGATCGCGGGCCGGCCGTTGCCGCTTCGACCAGGCCCAGATCGCCGCGCTCCCCGCCACGGTGAGCAGCGCGAACAGCCCCAGCTGCAGCGGCAGGGCCAGCCCCAGCAGCGCCGTGAGCGACGAGACCACCAACGCCGCCATGGCGGCGATCAGAAAGCCGCCGAAGCCCGGCACGCTTACCTCCACCAGGAACAGCACCGCCGCCACCGCCAGCCAGATCAGGGATGCCATGACGGGGAGTCTCGAATCGGCCCCAGTCTGCTGGCTGGGCCCGGGCGGGCTGCGTACTGTGATGGCACCCCGTTCTCTGCCGCCTTCATGGAGGTCCTGTTTTCCTTGCCCGCGCTGGCGCTGCTGGCGGTGCTCGGAGTGAGCAGCGTCAAGATCACCAATGGCGGCCGCTCGATGCTGGTGGAGCGCCTCGGCAAGTACGACCGCCAGCTCACCCCCGGCATGTCGCTGGTGCTGCCGGTGGTGGAGCGCATCGTCAGCAACGAGTCACTGAAGGAGCGGGTGCTGGACATTCCCCCGCAGCAGTGCATCACCCGCGACAACGTTTCGATCGAGGTGGATGCGGTGGTGTACTGGCAACTGCTTGAGCATGCCAAGGCCTACTACGCCCTCGACAACCTCAAGTCGGCGATGGTGAACCTGGTGCTCACCCAGATTCGCTCGGAGATGGGCAAGCTCGACCTCGACCAGACCTTCTCCACCCGCTCCGAGGTGAACGAGGTGCTGCTGCGCGAGCTCGATCAGGCCACCGATCCCTGGGGCGTGAAGGTGACCCGCGTGGAACTGCGTGACATTCAGCCCTCCAAGGGGGTGCAGCAGGCGATGGAGATGCAGATGAGTGCGGAGCGAGAGAAGCGGGCGGCCGTTCTTCGTTCCGAGGGGGAGCGAGAGGCCCAGGTGAATGCCGCCAAGGGGCGGGCCGAAGCACTGGTGCTTGATGCCAAGGCCAAGCAGGAGGCGGTGCTGCTTGATGCCGATGCCCAGGCCAAGCAGCAGTTGCTGCTGGCCAGGGCCAGGGCCGAATCTGCCGCCCAGCTGGCCGCCGTGATCGACTCCCATCCCGCTGCCGCCGAGAGCCTGAGGCTGCTGCTCGCCAAGGACTGGATGGCGATGGGCCAGGCGATGGCAGCGAGCAAGGGGGGATCGGTGCTGATGGTGGATCCCCAGAGCCCCGCCTCCCTGCTGGCCGCGCTCAAGGGGCTGCAGGAGAAGGGCGGCAGCTGAGCGCTGGCCCGGGCTGGCAGCGCGCACTTCAGGCGACCAGCCCGGACGGTACTTCAGGCGAGCATCCCGGACTTCAGGCGTGCAACAGTGCCTTGAGCCCTTCCGTGTAGAGCAGGGCGGTGCAGAGCAGGGCACCGACCCAGCTCAGGCTGCGCAGCAGCGGCTGGTTGGCCAGGTAGGCGCCGATGTAGGCCAGCCGCAGCGCCGGGTGCAGCAGGGCCGCCAGGGCCAGCAGCGGCGACGCTGCCAGCATCGCCGGCCCCGCCAGCAGGCAGAGCAGGCAGGCGGGCGCATGCAGCGTGAAGGCCTCGAAACAGTTCTGGTGGGCCCAGCTGGCCCTTTGCCCCCAGGCCGGCAGCCGCTCGAACATGGCCCGCGGGGCGGCCAGATCGGCGGGGGTGAAATCCGCGCTGGCCCGCCCGGCCCCCAGTGGCACCAGGCTGAGGATCACCACCGCCCCCGACAGCACCAGCGACCAGGCCAGGGGGGCCTTCGGTTCGCCCGTCAGCAGCAACGGCAGGTCCATGAACAGCAGTGGCAGGTCCATGGGAGGGGCGCATGGGGGAGGTTCTGTTCTACCGGGCGGCTCAGCCTGAGAAGAACCCTGCCGCAGCCCGAAAGATGCCCGCGATCGTGTCGATGAAGGTTTGAATGGTGGCCTTGGCGGCCGCAGGATCGGTGTCCTTCCAGTTCTGCTGGAAGGAGAAAGTGATCCAGCGGCCGTTGCACAGCCGCATGCCGCCGGCCAGCGACATCACATAGTCGGGGGCGAAATCCAGGCTTCCGCCCTTGAGGAACAGATGGGCGCGGGGCAGATCCAGCACGGTGATCGCTGGCGGCAACCCCAGGATGCGCCTGAACTCCTTCAGGGAACTGCTGGTGCGGAACAGCTCTCCCTGCAAGGCCCTGGAATAGAAGCGGACGAAATCCGCGGGAGATCCCACCATCGTCTCCTGGTCGTTGATGATCGGCCGCGTCTGCGTTCCGCTGGCCTCCAGTGCTTTGTTGACCCCTTGCCAGCCCAGATCCACGCCGGCGGGGGCTCCCAGCAGGTAGGAGAAGAACTGACGCGTGCTGGTGGGGATCCGGGTATCAGGCAGGCCGAGAGAGGCGATCAAGCCCCGCACGTTGTCCGCGCCGATCCGCTTGAGCACCATGTCGGTGGCGGTGTTGTCGCTGTGCATGATCATGGCTTCCAGGGCCACCGAAGCCGGAATCGTGCCGCTGACGTTCTCCAGCACCAGGCTGCTGAGAAACCGCACCGAATCATTCACCGGTAACTGTTCCTGCAGGCTGACCTTGCCGCTCTCCAGCTGCCGCAGGAATTCAGCCAGCACGTACGCCTTGAAGCTGCTGCCGCAGAACAGGGGCTGGCTTGGATTCAGCCCCTGTTGCCAGGCAGCCGTCGTCTGGGCTCCCGATGCCGAGGCGCTGAATGCCGGCGAACGCATCAGGAACGCCTTCTCTCCTCTCAGGGCGCTGAAGGAGGAACGAATGGTCTGATTCAGAGCGTCAAGGCTGCGCGGTTGGGCAGGGGCCGTTGCAGCCCGGGAGCGTCCGCTCTGGAGGAACAACGACAGGGTGGAGCCCAGGGCCACCCCCCCGATGGAATCCAGCACGCGGCGCCGGGACGTAGACATCACCATCAGCTCAGGGAGTTCGGGGAGGGGCGCAGCCCTCCTCCCCGGTCCATCCTCACCCTGGCCATGGGACGCCCGGAAGCACTTTCCTAAAGTCAGGTCTTCAGCTCCGAGCACCTGCCCATGGCCGACACCTTTTCTTTCGACGTGGTGTCGGATTTCGATCGGCAGGAGCTGGTGAATGCGCTGGACCAGGTGCGCCGTGAGGTGGGTCAGCGCTACGACCTCAAGGACTCCAAGACCGAGATCGATCTGGAGGAGAACAGCCTCACGATCACCACCGCCAGCGACATGACCCTGGAAGCCGTGGCCGATGTGCTGCGCCAGAAGGCCGTCAAGCGTGAGCTCTCGCTCAAGATCTTCGATTTCCAGCCGGCGGAGCCGGTGGGCGGCAACCGCGTGCAACAGGTGGTGAAGCTGCGCAAAGGCCTCAGCCAGGAGCTGGCCAAGCGGCTCAGCAAAACGGTGCGCGATCAGGTCAAGAAGGTCACCGTGGCGATTCAGGGCGAGAGCCTGCGGGTCACGGGCAAGAACAAGGACGATCTGCAGCAGGTGATCCAGCTGCTGCGCGCTGAAGATCTCGAGCTGCCGCTGCAGTTCGAGAATTACCGCTGAGCGGGCGGTGCAACAGGAGCGGCCGCCGGTGAGCGGCAACCCCCGCAGCGGCCCTTCCGGCTGGCGTTTCTGGATCGACCGCGGCGGCACCTTCACCGACCTGGTGGCGCTCAGCCCCAGCGGCGTCTGCAGCGTGCGCAAGCTGCCCTCACACCCGGCGCAGAGCGCCGCCGGCGCCGGCCCAGATCCTGCCGTGGTCGCCATCCGCGCGCTGCTGGAGGTGGCGCCGGATCAACCGATCCCCGCCGGCCTGATTGCCGACGTGCGGGTGGGCACCACGGTGGCCACCAACGCCCTGCTGGAGCGGCGCGGTGCTCCCACCCTGCTGCTGCTCAGCCGCGGTTTCGGCGACGCGCTGCGCATCGGCGATCAGCATCGCCCGGATCTGTTTGCGCTCGAGATCCGTCGGCCTGAGCCGCTGCACACCCGGGTGCTGGAGGTGCCGGGCCGCCTGGCGGCCGATGGCCGCGAGCTTGAGCCGCTGGTGCTGGATGACGCCCTGGCCCGGTCCCTGACCCAGGCGCGCGCCGATGGCCTGCGCAGTTGCGCCGTGGCCCTGCTGCATGCCGCCCGCCATCCCCGCCATGAACAGCAGCTGGGCGCCTGGCTGGAGCGCTTC
The sequence above is a segment of the Synechococcus sp. MW101C3 genome. Coding sequences within it:
- the ebsA gene encoding type IV pilus biogenesis protein EbsA — protein: MALFAPYCGGLSREGWLQRGLDQLALRRVSGLRPLHPNGAHRFELSWTSGVAPQQPSQCELAFPDQPDIRYSFTVPTHHLVGWLMDLLEDRAVSGGGDLPESFWRWLILGEAPPPVSS
- a CDS encoding phosphotransacetylase family protein gives rise to the protein MSSTLLIGSCHPFSGKSALVLGLARQAARMGVPVRFGKPLATSLRLDRRPLPGGDGPSAPLIDDDVRFVGGILGLAPDCLLPSLQLLEPATARQRLLQGELGAGDGFGALRDHLSAPNDGLTLLEASGSLSEGLLYGLSLVQLAHGLEAPVVLVHHWLDSCSIDPLLQARDLLGERLAGVVLNAVDPDAVETLLQEEVPAMERLGLQVFGVLPRSPLLRSVTVEELAERLGAKVLCCPERLDLLVETLSIGAMNVNSAMEFFRRRRNMAVVTGADRTDIQLAALEASTQCLILTGAGDPLSQLINRAEELDVPLLKVEHDTLTTVEVIERAFGNVRLHESVKATYAIRLVEEHCRFDRLFDRLRLPISA
- a CDS encoding DNA recombination-mediator protein A, which encodes MTRSLDLPPLDRIDTLAQELALLQDTGKRRIAILGSRHVPVVSIHLVELVARSLAQEGHSLVTSGSQGVNAAVIRGVLGVDPSRLTVLLPQSLERQPLESRQQLEKVLHLVEKPDHDDLTLPMASTLCNQEIIGRCDQLICFAFHDSETLLASCRTAEDMGKVVTLLFFD
- a CDS encoding NfeD family protein, which encodes MASLIWLAVAAVLFLVEVSVPGFGGFLIAAMAALVVSSLTALLGLALPLQLGLFALLTVAGSAAIWAWSKRQRPARDRIETSDRAVVIDGFDAQGRGRVRWQGQSWAAESLEGERLLPGAAVVVMRRVGTKLEVLADGR
- a CDS encoding SPFH domain-containing protein; its protein translation is MEVLFSLPALALLAVLGVSSVKITNGGRSMLVERLGKYDRQLTPGMSLVLPVVERIVSNESLKERVLDIPPQQCITRDNVSIEVDAVVYWQLLEHAKAYYALDNLKSAMVNLVLTQIRSEMGKLDLDQTFSTRSEVNEVLLRELDQATDPWGVKVTRVELRDIQPSKGVQQAMEMQMSAEREKRAAVLRSEGEREAQVNAAKGRAEALVLDAKAKQEAVLLDADAQAKQQLLLARARAESAAQLAAVIDSHPAAAESLRLLLAKDWMAMGQAMAASKGGSVLMVDPQSPASLLAALKGLQEKGGS
- a CDS encoding MAPEG family protein — translated: MDLPLLFMDLPLLLTGEPKAPLAWSLVLSGAVVILSLVPLGAGRASADFTPADLAAPRAMFERLPAWGQRASWAHQNCFEAFTLHAPACLLCLLAGPAMLAASPLLALAALLHPALRLAYIGAYLANQPLLRSLSWVGALLCTALLYTEGLKALLHA
- a CDS encoding serine hydrolase, which translates into the protein MSTSRRRVLDSIGGVALGSTLSLFLQSGRSRAATAPAQPRSLDALNQTIRSSFSALRGEKAFLMRSPAFSASASGAQTTAAWQQGLNPSQPLFCGSSFKAYVLAEFLRQLESGKVSLQEQLPVNDSVRFLSSLVLENVSGTIPASVALEAMIMHSDNTATDMVLKRIGADNVRGLIASLGLPDTRIPTSTRQFFSYLLGAPAGVDLGWQGVNKALEASGTQTRPIINDQETMVGSPADFVRFYSRALQGELFRTSSSLKEFRRILGLPPAITVLDLPRAHLFLKGGSLDFAPDYVMSLAGGMRLCNGRWITFSFQQNWKDTDPAAAKATIQTFIDTIAGIFRAAAGFFSG
- a CDS encoding YajQ family cyclic di-GMP-binding protein; the encoded protein is MADTFSFDVVSDFDRQELVNALDQVRREVGQRYDLKDSKTEIDLEENSLTITTASDMTLEAVADVLRQKAVKRELSLKIFDFQPAEPVGGNRVQQVVKLRKGLSQELAKRLSKTVRDQVKKVTVAIQGESLRVTGKNKDDLQQVIQLLRAEDLELPLQFENYR